GACGATTGCGACGCTCGCCCTGCCTATCCTGATCGATACGCTGATGACCCTCGTCTTGCGGGCAAAGAGACGAGAGAGCCTGTTCACCGCGCACCGCGATCATGCCTATCAGGCACTCATCAAGTCAGGCTGGAGCGCCTGGGAAGTTGCCATTCTCTGGTGGGGACTTGCTGGTGCCTGCGCAACCGGGGCGACGATTGGGGCAGCGGGCGGCGGCGCGCTACCCTTTACCGTCTTCGTCTGTCTTGCCCTGCTTCTCAGCTTCGGCTGGGTCAGGGTTCAGAGAGCGTGCGGCCAGATGGGCGCGCGCCTGGTCCAGATCTAGCTTGCGGATGCCCGTTCCCGGCCGCCACATGAAGGCGAGCAGCAAACCAAAAAGCGCAAAACCGCCGCCGGCTGCCAGTGCAAAAAGCTCCATGCCGCGTCGTGCTTCCTGAGAGAAGACCATGCCGACGATGCCCGCCGCGATCATGGCGAGGCCAAGAAGGAAGAGCGTCCAGCGAGTCGCGCCGCCGACCCCGACTTTCATCGTGAGGTCGGGCCTCACCTCAGCGACCTCCGTCACAATCGCCCGGCAAAGCGCCAGAAACTGCTCATTATTCTGGTCGCCGCGCGGCGCGTTGCAGCCGATACGGTGACGGGTTCCGCCCGTCTCGACGTCCAGCCATGCGCTATGGGTCTGGCGCGCGCTTAGCTCACCAAAATGCAGGCCGGTGACATTGGCAAAGCTCAGATAGAGCTCGCCATTGCAGGTCAGCATGCCGCTATCGACAGTCCAGTTATCCCGCCCTCTCAGGAGGGCGGGTTTGAATTCGAAGCTCTGCACAGCGCGCTCCTCTTCAGGATGCGAACCTTACGTGTTCGGATAGGCCGGACCGCCGCCGCCTTCAGGCGTGACCCAGTTGATGTTCTGGTTCGGGTCCTTGATATCGCATGTCTTGCAGTGAATGCAGTTCTGCGCGTTGATCTGGAAGCGCGGCTCCTTGCCGTCTTCCTCAACCCACTCATAGACACCGGCCGGGCAGTAGCGCTCGGACGGGCCTGCGAACACGTCATGCTCTGAACGCTTCTGCAGCTCCATATCCTTCACGATCAGGTGCACCGGCTGGTCTTCAGCATGGTTGGTGTTGGTGAAGGAGACATTGGTCAGCTTGTCGAAGCTGAGCTTGCCGTCCGGTTTCGGGTATTCGATCTTCCGGCACTGGTCGGCAGGCTTCAGATACTCATGGTCAGCCTTCTTGTGGCTGAGCGTTGGCAGGTAGCCAAAGCCGAAAAGGTAGCGCAGCCACATGTCCGGCATGGCCAGCACGGCGCCTGCGAGCGTGCCATATCGGCTGATCAGCGGCTTGGAATTGCGAACCTGCGACAGGTCCTTGTAGACCCAGCTGTCCTTGTAGGCGGTCTCATAGGCGTCCAGCGTGTCGCTCTGGCGACCTTCGCGCACGGCCTCGACGGCGGCCTCAGCTGCCAGCATGCCTGTCTTCATCGCATTGTGAGAGCCCTTGATGCGCGGCAGGTTCACGAAACCGGCAGAACAGCCGATCAGTGCGCCGCCCGGGAAGGCGAGCTTTGGCACGGACTGCACGCCGCCAGAAGTGATCGCACGGGCGCCGTAAGCCACGCGCTTGCCGCCTTCGAGGAATTTGCTGATGTCCTGATGGTGCTTGTAGCGCTGGAACTCCTGATACGGAGAGAGCCACGGGTTCTTGTAGTTCAGGTGGACCACATAGCCGACGGAGACATAGTTCTCACCGCCTTCGGAGAAGTGGTAGAGGAAGCCGCCGCCATTGCCGTCCTTGTCCTGAACCGGCCAGCCAAAGGTATGCTGCACATAGCCCGCGCTGAATTCAGGATGATCTGCCGGGACGGACCAGACCTCTTTCAGGCCAATGCCGTATTTCTGCGGGTCGCAATCGGCTTCGAGGTCGTACTTCGCCTTGACCTGCTTGGTCAGCGAACCGCGGGCACCCTCTGCGAAGAGGACGTATTTGCCAAGCAGCTCCATGCCTGGCTCATAGTCGCCCTTGTGGCTGCCATCTGCTGCAATGCCCATGACGCCGGCGACGACACCTTTGACTTCGCCATTCTCGCCGTAGACGACGTCGGACGCTGCAAAGCCCGGGAAGACCTGAACGCCAAGGTTTTCGGCTTCTTCACCCAGCCAGCGGGTCACGTTCGCGAGTGAGCCGGTGAAGCAGCCATGATTGTGCATGAAAGGCGGGAAGCCGAAGGTCGGCATACCCATGGAGCCTTTCGGGCCGAGCAGCTTGTACTTGTCGGCAGTGACTTCGGTATAGATCGGCTTGTTGTCGCGGTCGCGCCAGTCAGGGATCAGCTCATCAAGGGCTTTTGGATCGAGCACCACGCCGGAAAGGATGTGTGCGCCAATCTCGCCGCCTTTTTCCAGCACGACGACTTCAAGCTCTTCGCCTGCTTCATTGGCCAGCTGTTTCGCCCGGATCGCAGCTGACAGGCCTGCAGGCCCACCGCCAACGATCACGAGGTCGAATTCCATGGATTCGCGTTCCACCGCTTCGGTCATATCTTGTCTCTCCCGGCTGAGGCCACGTGTGATAGCCCGCTTTGTACATAGTCACAGTCCGGTCTACAGTCGATTTGCCAGAATTCCAAAGGGTCTCAATGTCTCAGACGGAACAAATTCAGGCGCTTGAGGCGCTGCGCGCCTGGTGGGCGGAGATGGGTGTGGAGGCCGATGAGGCAGAGATCCGCGCCCTGACCAAGGCTGCGCGCGCAAGACCTGACGCAGGGCCTGCCCCTGCGCAGACACGTGCCTTGCGCCGCATTCCGAAAGAGAAAGGCCATGAGGACTGGGTCGAGGAAGCGCGTAACCTTGCGAAAGCCGCGTCCAGCTTTGCCGAACTCAAGGCGGCCATTGAGGGATTTGATGGCTGCCTGCTCAAAGAGGCAGCGCGAACCGCTGCCTGCTTCGATGGGGTTGAGGGTGCCCCCGTCATGGTGATTGGCGAAGGCCCGGGCGCCGAAGAGGACAAGCAAGGCCTGCCATTCGTCGGGCGAGCGGGTCAGCTGCTGGACAGGATGCTTGGCGCAATCGGCCTGTCGCGCGCGACGAACACATTCATCACCAACGTCAATTACTGGCGCCCACCCGGCAATCGGAACCCGACCGATGATGAACTGGCGCTGTGCCGTCCGTTCGTCGACCGGATGGTGGAGCTTGGCCAGCCAAAGCTGATCATCGCGGCCGGCGGTGTGTCTGCAAAGTCGCTGCTCAATGCCTCCATCGGCATCATGAAGCTGCGCGGCACCGAACAGACATTCGAGACGCCCGGTGGCTATTCAGGCCCCCTCTTCCCGATCTTCCATCCAGCCTTCCTGCTGCGCCGCCCTGAAGAAAAGAGCCGCGCCTGGCGAGACTTGCTGCAGATACAGGAACGGCTTGAGGGGCTGGGCTAGCTGACGGTGGAAGTTTCGTCCGCGCATTAAAAAACCCCGGAGCGCGAGGGAGGGGGAGGGGATGCGCTCCGGGGCTTTTTGAGAGGGTAAAGCGCGAGGGGGAGGGACGCTTCAGCCTCTTTTTGATGGACGTCCACCGGATGTGCGGTCCAGCTTCCTTGGGTGTCCCATCTGTCTAATCTACTCTTCGAGCTTCTCTTCGGCTTTTTCCTCGACAAGCTCAATTTCGTCTGCCTTACGCTTCTTGAACGCAGCTCCCAGTTTTTCGTTCCCGTCCTTGCCGACAGTTTCTTTCGCGACCGGGAAGACGTCGTTTTCTTCCTCTTCCATATGGTGCTCGTAACGGTCCTTGAGCTTCTTGAACTTGGTGAGCCAGGCAGGTGAGGACATGTCAGTGTCGTTCAGCTCTTCCATCAAATCGTCGAGCTCCTTGTGCTCGGCAACAGAGTGGCGCCCTTCCGGCTGGCCGTCTTCTGTGGCGATGAGCTTGGAATAGAAGGTCTCTTCCTCGGCTGCGGCGTGCGCGCTGACATCGTGGTAGAACTTGTCCCAGACGTCGCGGCGCATCTCATTGTCGCCGCTCGTGCTGGCGATGAGGTCGAGCATCTCGCGGTGCTTGTCGTGGTCTTTCTTCAGTGTCTCGTAGATCGTGGACATGGTTGGTCCTCTTCCTTCGTGTTTCGAACACTGCTTAAACGCCAGTCTCAGGAAGCCGTTCCGCCAGTCGTGGCGCTGTTCGCGCGACAATTTGAACCTTGTCGAGATCTGCTCATGCCAGCGCCTCTGTCCGTCATCATCCCGACCCTCAACGCCGCCGGTGAATTACCCCAATGCCTGGCGAGCCTGATGCCGGGCGCCGAGGCGGGCCTTATCCGCGAAGTCCTGTTGAGCGATGGCGGCTCCACCGATGCCACCGCAGAGATCGCCGACGCCGCTGGCGCATCAATGATTGAGAGCGAACCGGGACGCGGCAAGCAGCTGGCCGCTGGCGCAGAAGCCGCCCGAGGCGAGTGGCTCCTTTTCCTGCATGCCGATACCGCGTTGACCCGCGACTGGGTAGAGCGCGCGCGCGACCATATGGAGAATGCGGCGGGCAAAGCGGCCTATTTCACCCTCGCCTTCCGGTCTGATCATCCAATGGCGAAGCATGTCGCTGCGCGGGCCAACCAGCGCGCGAAACTGCTTGGCCTGCCCTATGGCGATCAGGGCCTGCTTCTGCCCCGCAGCCTGTATGAAGAGGTGGGCGGTTATCAGGACCTGCCTCTTATGGAAGATGTCGCGCTGGTGCGGGCGATTGGAAAGCGCAGGCTCCACATGCTCTCGGCCGAGGCGCGGACATCCGCCGCCAAGTATGAGCGTGATGGCTGGCGCAAGCGCAGCTGGAAGAATGCCTGGCTGACCACACGTTACCTGCTTGGCGCCAGTCCGGAAAAGCTGGCAGCCGCCTATCGCTGAGTATCGCCCCAGAATGACAAGACCCACGCTTCTCATCTTCACCAAGGCTCCGCGCATCGGGGCCTCCAAGACCCGCCTCGCAGCAGATATTGGCCGGGTCGCTGCGCGCCGTATGGCCCGGAGCCTCACCGCACACACAATCAGTCAAAGCGAACACCCGGCATGGCACGCGCGCCTTATGGTCGACCCATCATCACTGATGTCATCCACACTTGGTGGGCTCTGGCCTGCCCGGCTCGAGCGGCGGACCCAGCGGGGCCGCTCGCTCGGTGAGC
This genomic interval from Thalassovita mediterranea contains the following:
- a CDS encoding electron transfer flavoprotein-ubiquinone oxidoreductase, with translation MTEAVERESMEFDLVIVGGGPAGLSAAIRAKQLANEAGEELEVVVLEKGGEIGAHILSGVVLDPKALDELIPDWRDRDNKPIYTEVTADKYKLLGPKGSMGMPTFGFPPFMHNHGCFTGSLANVTRWLGEEAENLGVQVFPGFAASDVVYGENGEVKGVVAGVMGIAADGSHKGDYEPGMELLGKYVLFAEGARGSLTKQVKAKYDLEADCDPQKYGIGLKEVWSVPADHPEFSAGYVQHTFGWPVQDKDGNGGGFLYHFSEGGENYVSVGYVVHLNYKNPWLSPYQEFQRYKHHQDISKFLEGGKRVAYGARAITSGGVQSVPKLAFPGGALIGCSAGFVNLPRIKGSHNAMKTGMLAAEAAVEAVREGRQSDTLDAYETAYKDSWVYKDLSQVRNSKPLISRYGTLAGAVLAMPDMWLRYLFGFGYLPTLSHKKADHEYLKPADQCRKIEYPKPDGKLSFDKLTNVSFTNTNHAEDQPVHLIVKDMELQKRSEHDVFAGPSERYCPAGVYEWVEEDGKEPRFQINAQNCIHCKTCDIKDPNQNINWVTPEGGGGPAYPNT
- a CDS encoding uracil-DNA glycosylase — its product is MSQTEQIQALEALRAWWAEMGVEADEAEIRALTKAARARPDAGPAPAQTRALRRIPKEKGHEDWVEEARNLAKAASSFAELKAAIEGFDGCLLKEAARTAACFDGVEGAPVMVIGEGPGAEEDKQGLPFVGRAGQLLDRMLGAIGLSRATNTFITNVNYWRPPGNRNPTDDELALCRPFVDRMVELGQPKLIIAAGGVSAKSLLNASIGIMKLRGTEQTFETPGGYSGPLFPIFHPAFLLRRPEEKSRAWRDLLQIQERLEGLG
- a CDS encoding hemerythrin domain-containing protein; amino-acid sequence: MSTIYETLKKDHDKHREMLDLIASTSGDNEMRRDVWDKFYHDVSAHAAAEEETFYSKLIATEDGQPEGRHSVAEHKELDDLMEELNDTDMSSPAWLTKFKKLKDRYEHHMEEEENDVFPVAKETVGKDGNEKLGAAFKKRKADEIELVEEKAEEKLEE
- a CDS encoding TIGR04283 family arsenosugar biosynthesis glycosyltransferase, whose translation is MPAPLSVIIPTLNAAGELPQCLASLMPGAEAGLIREVLLSDGGSTDATAEIADAAGASMIESEPGRGKQLAAGAEAARGEWLLFLHADTALTRDWVERARDHMENAAGKAAYFTLAFRSDHPMAKHVAARANQRAKLLGLPYGDQGLLLPRSLYEEVGGYQDLPLMEDVALVRAIGKRRLHMLSAEARTSAAKYERDGWRKRSWKNAWLTTRYLLGASPEKLAAAYR